The Phaeobacter gallaeciensis DSM 26640 genomic sequence GGAGGCAGGATCTAGCAAGGGGCCTTAGCTCAGCTGGGAGAGCGCCTGATTTGCATTCAGGAGGTCAGGAGTTCGATCCTCCTAGGCTCCACCACTCATGCGAACGGCCCACATAGAATGGGTCGGTAGCTCAGGTGGTTAGAGCGCACGCCTGATAAGCGTGAGGTCGGAGGTTCAAGTCCTCCTCGACCCACCATTCTTCAGAATATGATTTGATCATCAAGCACTTGCTTTGAGTGTTTGATCGTCCAATCGGACATTCATTGGTCTTCATCAGAAGAGCAATGGAATTGACATCGTTTAGAGAGATACAATCAACAACACTGTTGGTCACCCGTGTAAGGGATCGACCTCAGTTTGGTGCTGAGGGCCACTTCGGTGGTCTGATGCGAGCCTTTGCATCCGCCCTTTTCCTCGGGCGCGCGAGGGTCTGCCGGATTGAAACCACAGTGTTGTCCAAGTCAAGTACACTAACCCGGTTCATATTCCGCAAGGTTTATGAACCAATGTTCACTTCTTATGAAGTGAGCGGGAAAGTATGCTTTTGGTTCAGAATAAGGCCGCAGTTTCTTACCAGCTTCTGTGGCGTGACAGTTCACTGTCTTTTTCTGGACCAGATCAAGCGCGAGAAGGGCGTTTGGTGGATGCCTTGGCAGTAAGAGGCGATGAAGGACGTGATACTCTGCGATAAGTCATGGGGAGCTGAGAATAGGCTTTGATCCATGAATTTCCGAATGGGGGAACCCACCTGACAGTTCGTTATTGTTAGCTCTGCTATCAATAATGAGCTTAATCAGGTACTTAAGACCTGAATACATAGGGTTTTAAGAGCAAACCCGGGGAACTGAAACATCTAAGTACCCGGAGGAAAGGACATCAATATGATACTCCCCTAGTAGCGGCGAGCGAACGGGGACCAGCCGAGCCTTGAGTGTGAATAGAATGTGTTGGGAAGCACAGCCATAGTGGGTGATAGCCCCGTATATGAAGCATGATAGGACGTATTAAGTAGGGCGGGACACGTGAAATCCTGTCTGAAGATCGGAGGACCACCTTCGAAGGCTAAGTACTCCTTACTGACCGATAGCGAACCAGTACCGTGAGGGAAAGGTGAAAAGCACCCCGACGAGGGGAGTGAAACAGTACCTGAAACCGAACGCCTACAATCAGTTGGAGGCCCCTTGAGGGCTGACAGCGTACCTTTTGTATAATGGGTCATCGACTTGGTCTCACGAGCAAGCTTAAGCCGTTAGGTGTAGGCGCAGCGAAAGCGAGTCTTAATAGGGCGCATGAGTTCGTGGGATCAGACCCGAAACCGAGTGATCTAGGCATGGCCAGGTTGAAGGTGCAGTAACATGCACTGGAGGACCGAACCCACATCTGTTGAAAAAGATCGGGATGAGCTGTGCCTAGGGGTGAAAGGCCAATCAAACTCGGAGATAGCTGGTTCTCTGCGAAATCTATTTAGGTAGAGCGTCATCCGAATACCCCGGGGGGTAGAGCACTGGATGGGTAATGGGGCCCCACAGGCTTACTGATCCTAACCAAACTCCGAATACCCGGGAGTACTAGATGGCAGACACACTGCGGATGCTAACGTCCGTAGTGGAGAGGGAAACAACCCTGACCTACAGCTAAGGCCCCTAATTCATGGCTAAGTGGGAAAGCAGGTGGGATGTCCAAAACAACCAGGAGGTTGGCTTAGAAGCAGCCATCCTTTAAAGATAGCGTAACAGCTCACTGGTCTAATTAAGACGTCCTGCGGCGAAGATGTAACGGGGCTCAAGCCATGAGCCGAAGCTTAGGATGCACATAGTGCATGGTAGCAGAGCGTAGTGTGACATAGTCTCATGTCTCCTTAGTGTCTTCGGACACATTGGAGACAAGAGGCTTTCGATGAAGCGGGCGCGTGAGCGATCCCGTGGAGAGATCACTAGCGAGAATGATGACATGAGTAGCGACAAAGAGTGTGAGAGACACTCTCGCCGAAAGTCCAAGGGTTCCTGCTTAAAGCTAATCTGAGCAGGGTAAGCCGGCCCCTAAGGCGAGGCCGAAAGGCGTAGCCGATGGGAACTAGGTTAATATTCCTAGGCCAGGAGGATGTGACGGATTGTGAAGGTAGTTCATCCTTATCGGATTGAATGGGCTGCTGATCAGTCCCTGGAAATAGCCCTCCATGAGACCGTACCCTAAACCGACACAGGTGGACTGGTAGAGAATACCAAGGCGCTTGAGAGAACGATGTTGAAGGAACTCGGCAAAATACCTCCGTAAGTTCGCGAGAAGGAGGCCCGGTTCCAAGGCAACTTGGAGCTGGGGGCACAAACCAGGGGGTGGCGACTGTTTATTAAAAACACAGGGCTCTGCGAAGTCGCAAGACGACGTATAGGGTCTGACGCCTGCCCGGTGCCTGAAGGTTAAAAGGAGGGGTGAGAGCTCCGAATTGAAGCCCAGGTAAACGGCGGCCGTAACTATAACGGTCCTAAGGTAGCGAAATTCCTTGTCGGGTAAGTTCCGACCTGCACGAATGGCGTAACGACTTCCCCGCTGTCTCCAACATCGACTCAGCGAAATTGAATTGCCTGTCAAGATGCAGGCTTCCCGCGGTTAGACGGAAAGACCCCGTGCACCTTTACTACAGCTTCGCACTGGCATCAGGATTGTGATGTGCAGGATAGGTGGTAGGCATCGAAACCGGAACGCTAGTTCCGGTGGAGCCTCCCTTGAGATACCACCCTTCGCACTCTTGATGTCTAACCGCGGTCCGTTATCCGGATCCGGGACCCTGCGTGGCGGGTAGTTTGACTGGGGCGGTCGCCTCCTAAAGCGTAACGGAGGCGCGCGAAGGTTGGCTCAGAGCGGTCGGAAATCGCTCGTTGAGTGCAATGGCAGAAGCCAGCCTGACTGCGAGACTGACAAGTCGAGCAGAGACGAAAGTCGGCCATAGTGATCCGGTGGTCCCAAGTGGGAGGGCCATCGCTCAACGGATAAAAGGTACGCCGGGGATAACAGGCTGATACTGCCCAAGAGTCCATATCGACGGCAGTGTTTGGCACCTCGATGTCGGCTCATCTCATCCTGGGGCTGGAGCAGGTCCCAAGGGTACGGCTGTTCGCCGTTTAAAGAGGTACGTGAGCTGGGTTTAGAACGTCGTGAGACAGTTCGGTCCCTATCTGCCGTGGGTGTAGGATACTTGAGAGGAGTTGCCCCTAGTACGAGAGGACCGGGGTGAACGATCCACTGGTGGACCTGTTGTTGCGCCAGCAGCAGTGCAGGGTAGCTATGATCGGACAGGATAACCGCTGAAGGCATCTAAGCGGGAAGCCCCCCTCAAAACAAGGTATCCCTGAGGGCCGAGGTAGACCACCTCGTCAATAGGCCGGAGATGTAAGTGCAGCAATGCATTCAGTTGACCGGTACTAATCGCCCGATAGGCTTGATCTGTTCCAGTAACAGGCAGTGACACAATGAACCAAAAGCAAAACTAAAACATGGACTTCATGTCGATTGTATCTCCGCGACGTCTCAAAATAAAAACGTCGCGAATATGGATTTTCCTCGGTTTGGTGGTCATAGCGCAAGTGAAACACCCGGTCCCATCCCGAACCCGGAAGTTAAGCACTGTTGCGCCGATGGTACTGCGTCTTAAGGCGTGGGAGAGTAGGTCACCGCCAAACCTAGTAAAATCCATAAATCTAAACGATCAAAAATACCTTCAGATATCCCAGCTGAAGGGACACCTTCCTAATCACAAAAAACGTGATCTGGAAATATACCGCGGGATGGAGCAGCCCGGTAGCTCGTCAGGCTCATAACCTGAAGGTCGTAGGTTCAAATCCTACTCCCGCAACCAACTTAAGCAAGCAATAACAAATACTTACAGTCGTCTCCGGGCGGCTTTCCGTGTTTGGAACAACGGCGCTGGAAGCAACGGAAACCCCGCGGAAGAAAACGAGGCACTTTGGAGCCGCGGCGTCAGCGACTTCCTTGCTCAGAGTTGCCATGAGCTCCCCAATAGTCCTGCAATAGAATGACGGCACATCGTCGGGCAAGTTGATGGGGGAGGGTATCTTTGGTCCCTGGTTGCCGACAGTTTCTGTCGTTCCTTCTCATCGTAATTCCAAGGCTAATAATCAGATAGCTCTCTATAGCACCCATCAAAAATCGAGATTTTGCTAACAACAGTGTTGATGCTTTGATGGCGCAACCTCCAAAAATAACTCGTGAATTCAATCCGCTGGAGGCATCGCAGAACCCGTGATGCCCCCTGCAAGTTCAAAAAGCAGACTTTAGGCTGCACCAAGACCAACGCGAAGGGCGTCCAGCAAACCGCGTGCATCTGCTTCACTCATGACGAGCGGTGGGGACAGAATCACGTTTGGACCTGAAACCCGGATCAATGCACCGGCTTCGTAGCAGGCCTCTTGAACGGCCAGAGCCCGGCGTCCGTCAAGCGGTGCCTGTGTCTGGCGATCACTCACCAGTTCGAGGGCTGTCATCAGCCCATAGCCGCCCCGGACATCGCCGATGATATCAAAACGTTCCTTCAGGGCGAGACACCCCTCGTACAGCTGGGTGCCGCGCGCCGCTGCTGTTGCGGTCACATTCAGACGTTGCATCTCTGCGAGACAGGCAAGTGCGGCCGCCGCACCGACGGGATGGCCGGAATAGGTATAGCCATGGCCGATCTTGGCGTCAGGGTTCTCCTCAAAGACCTCAATCATCCGGTCACCCATCATGACCGCGCCAAATGGGAAATAGCCGTTTGTGATCGCCTTTGCGGTACACATCATATCGGGCTGGATGCCCCAGAGCCGGGCCCCCGACCAGGCCCCCGTGCGCCCATATGCGGTGATCACCTCATCGGTGATCAGCAGGATGCCGTTGCGATTGCAGATCTCCTGGACCATTGGCGCAAATGACGGATGGGGCGGAATCACCCCACCTGCGCCGAGAATTGGCTCCATGATCATCGCAGCAATGGTATTGGCGCCCTGAAAGGCGATCTCATCCTCCAGCGCCGCAGCACAGAGCTGGGCCAGACGCTCCGGGTCGCTTTCATTGAAGGGGTTGCGATAGGTATAGGGGGCAGGAATATGAAAACAGCCGGGAAGCAGGGGTTCATAAGCATTCCGGAAGTTGGCGTTTCCGTTGACCGAGGCGCCGCCGATATGGGTGCCGTGATAGCCTTTCTTGAGGCTGAGGAATTTGGTTCGGCCACTGTCGCCACGCAGTTTGTGATACTGCCGCGCCAGCCGCAGCGCGGTCTCCACGGAATCCGAGCCGCCGGAGGTGAAAAAGGCTCGGCTGAGGCCATCTGGGGCGAAGAACTGGCTGAGCTCATAAGACAGCTCAATTGCCGCATCATTCGACGTTCCGCGAAATGTTGAGTAATATGGCAGCTTGTCCAGCTGAGCAGCCATTGCGTCCTTAACTGGCTGGCAGGAATAGCCAAGGTTCACATTCCAGAGGCCGCCAACCCCGTCGATGACCCGATGACCGTCGATGTCTGTGATGCATACGCCCTCCGCACTGGTGATGATCTTGGGCGGCTGCGCGACACTGTCCTGCGGGGAGGTCATCGGATGCCACATCAGGCGGCCGTTGTGTTCCTTGAGGAAGTTTGACTCTGTCATGGCGTGGAATCCGTTTCATAGTGCAGACTGGACCCACTGGCCCAGGCAGATGTGACGTTTACCGGGAGCTGTCCGCCCCAGTTACGGGTGATGTCGCGGCTCGCTCTGATCAGTTCTGTTTTGATCAATTGCTCTTGTTCGGGGGAGACACGTGTGGCGACGCTGGCCACCGAAACCGCGCCTGCGAACAGACCGGTCTGGTCATAGAGCGGTGCAGAGAGGCTGTGGATTTCCGCCTCGAAGCTACGGTCTGAACATCCAAAACCGGTTGCGCGCGCGTTGCTGATCAGATCGTGCAAGGCTTCGGCGGTGGTGGCGGTATGCGGTGTGAACCTCTCCATCTGGGAGAGCGCAGCCTCCAGCAAGGTATCAGGGCCAAAAGCCAGTGCGCAGTGGCCAGACGCCGTCGCGTGCAGTGGAAATGTTGTGATGTCGATGACCGCTCGTGTGCCGTGTCGGGGGGATTCGCAAGACGCGAGTGCATAGAGTGTGGTGCCTGACACCACCGAGACATGCGCTGTCTCGCCAGTCACATCAGCGAGCTGGGATAGTGGTAATTGCGCCCCAAGCTTGCGTGGAACAGTGGCTTCCCGCACCTGCGCCAGCTGTAGGATCGCAGGGCCTAGGCGGTAATGCTTTGTAATTGGGTTCTGTTCAACAAATCCAGCCATCTCAAGAGCTTGCAGATGGCGATAGGTGGTTGCCTTGTCACGCCCTGCAATCCTGCACAGCTGCGATAGGCCGATTTCCGGGCGGTCAGCCGAGAAGTGCGACAGAAGTGCCAGCGTTTTGGTTGCAGAGGACATGTCGTCGGTCACCGTTCCTGTGAAGTCAGAAAAAATTTGACACATGATAGATAGCAAGGCAACCTTTTTTACGTAACGTCGGTTTGTTATGTGAACCGACGATAAGGGAGGGTAAATATGTTGAAATTCAAAAACTCTGTTACCGCGCTTGCCTTGGCCACCGCAGCTGCTGCCGGTGCGGTCCATGCCGAATACCCGGAGAAACCCGTGGAATTTGTGGTGCCATGGCCGCCCGGCGATCTGGAGGACGTCCTGACTCGTATGATTGCTGAGGATTTTTCGGCGGCTTATGATGTTCCAACCGCCGTTGTGAACAAACCCGGCGGTGGCGGTGGGCCATTCCCTGGTGCAGTTGCGGTGGCAGAAGCGCCTGCAGATGGCTACACTATCGGCTCTTTCATTATCGCGATCCCGGTGGTTGGTCCGCAGATCGGCATTCCGCAGCTGAGCCCGGATCCATTTGTCCCACTGGGCAATTTTCTGACCTATCCGTTTGTAATCGCCGCCGGCGCTAATGCGCCTTATGATGATATTGCCGGACTGGCGGCTCATGCGGCAGAGAACGATGTGGTGTTGGGTCATTTCGGTGCGCCGCTGGTCCCAACTCAGGTGACTTTGGGCTTGGCCAAGGAAATGGGGTTTTCCTACGCATCGGATGCCGCGTTTGACGCACTGGATTGCAACACATTGGCCTCTGGCGATGTGGATGTGATCAACACTACGCTGCAATTGATCCTGCCTTGCCTCGATGATGTGAAGGTGCTCGCCTCAATCGGTTCAGAGCGGATCCCATTGACGGCCGAGGCGCCAACCGTCGCAGAGCTGGCGCCGGATCTGAACGTGTCGCTCTGGAACGGGCTGTTCGTTCACAAGGAAACGCCGCAGGACGTCCGCGACAAGATTATCGCTGTCGCTCAGGAAACCATGATGTCCGATAGGGCTCAGGCGCTCGCTGCAGAAACGGGCGCGGCGGTCTACTGGCAGCCAGCGGCCGAAGTGGTCACACAGATCCAGTCCGATACCGAGACCATGGCCCGGATTGAGAAAATGCTCTCCGAATAAGCACGACCGGAGAAGCCGGGCGGTGCCACCGCCCGGTCACGGCTATTTACGACGGGGGGACAAATGTCGCGGGTCAAAACGCTTCAAACCTTATTCAAACGCTATCGCAGACCGGGCGATATCGTGTTTGCCTGGATTATCCTCATCGTGGCACTGCTGTTGTTGACGCAGCTTTACGATCAGACCGCTTGGCGCAAGGGTGGGCCGCTGTTTGCCCAACCCCGGTTCTGGCCTGCGGTTTCCCTAACAGGGATGGCTGGTTTTGCGGCGTTTCACCTGCTTGGGTCCGCTCTGTCTGAGCGTATCCATGGACGCTGGCAGGAGGTCTGGCTCTGGCTGTCCTCACTGGAATATGCCGGTTGGTTTATCGCCTACGCGGCCGCCGTGCCCTATGCGGGCTACCTTCCGGCCACGGTTTTTTTCGCGGTCGCTCTTGCGCTGCGTGCCGGCTACCGGCGACCAGCAACGCTTGCCATTACGGCAGCCTCTGCAGGGGTGATCGTGCTGCTGTTTAAAACCCTGCTGAAGGTGAACCTGCCCGCTGGCCGTGTTTATGAGGCGCTGCCGGACGGGTTGCGCCAAATCATGCTGACCTATTTTTGAACGGAACACGCGATGGAAAACCTGCTCGCCGGAGCTGAGATGCTTGCACGCTGGGACGTGCTCGTTGCGCTGTTGGTCGGATCAATCGGCGGCGTCGTGATCGGAGCGATCCCGGGCGTTGGGCCGGCCGTCGCAATCGCGATCCTTTTGCCCGCGACCTTCGCATTCGACCCTATCGTGGGGTTGACGATGCTGCTGGGGATCTACGGATCCTCCATGTATGGCGGTGCCATTCCGGCTGTCCTGATCAACACACCGGGCACAGCGGTCAATGCGCTCACCTCCTACGATGGCCACCCGATGACACAGAAAGGCGACGCCCACCGTGCGCTTTCGCTGGCTTATAGTGCGTCTTTCTGGGGTGGAATATTTGGCATCGGTTGCCTGATCCTCTTGTCGCCGGTGCTGGCGCTGGTGGCTCCGATGTTTGGGTCCAGAGAGATCTTTCTGGCGGCACTTCTTGGGGTTGTTCTGGTGATCCTCGCCCACCGCGGTCAGATATTCGCAGCCGGTGTTTTGGCCATGTTTGGTATCTTTCTGCAAACCATCGGCCTGGACGCGGTGACCTATACCCAGCGTTACACCTTTGGTCTGACCTTTCTCAGCTCGGGCGTGAATCTGATTGTTGTCGTGCTTGGCCTCTTTGCGCTCAGTCAGGCGTTTTTTCTGCTGACGACCCCGGATAGCAGTCCTGACGCCAAACCAGTGACCGGCCGCATGAGCGCCGGCCTGCGTGAGTTGATGCGCCACAAGCGGGTTGCCACGGTGGCTTCCGGCTGTGGTGTGATCCTGGGCATGATCCCCGGCACCGGGGAGTTCACAGCCCAGTTCATGAGCTACACCTATGCTCAGAAAACCTCCAAGACGCCGGATCTCTTTGGCAAAGGCTCTCCCGAAGGGCTGATCGCCTCAGAGGCTGCAAACAATGCCGTCCCGGCGGCCGCCATGATCCCGCTGCTGGCGCTTGGCATTCCGGGCGAGGCTCTGACGGCGATGATGCTGTCGGTGTTCTATGTTCACAATGTCATTCCCGGCCCCCAATTGTTTCAGAACAATATCGATCTGGTCTATGGCCTCTATCTGGCGCTGATCCTGCTGAATGTGATCGTGGTGGCCTTTTTGATGGTGTCCACCAACCTGCTGACCCGGATCATCCGGATCCCGACCCGGTTTCTGGGGGTGCTGATCCTGTTGTTGTCCTTCGTTGGGGTCTATTCGCTGCGAAACTCCCTGACGGACTGCATGATCGCTGCGGGGTTTGGCGTTCTCGGCCTGATCCTCAAGCGCCTGAACCTGCCAATTGTGCCGATTATTCTGGGCATGGTCCTGGGCGGCATCATGGAGGTCAAGCTGCGCTCCGCCCTGCCCAGACTCAAAACACCGCTTGATATGATTGACCGGCCGATTTCCTTCATCCTCTTCGCGCTGATCGTTTTGGTTCTGGCGCTGCATATCCGCGCGTTGATGCGGGAATGGCAGCTGCATCAACCGGATGAAGACCACGATTTGCACGACAGCCAGACAAGGTAACCCCAATGGACCAGACCAAAATTGACACTCTGCGTGCGCAGCCTGTGCCGTGTTTTTCACATCTGATTGACGGGCAGCAGGTTGCCGCCTCCGATGGGGCAACGATGGAAGTGCTCTCGCCCATCGACGGGCAGGTGCTGACCCGGATTGCGCGGGGAACAGCGGCGGATATGGAACGCGCCATCACCTCTGCCCGCGCCGCCTTTGAGGACCGTCGCTGGGCTGGTCAACCCCCGGCTGCGCGCAAGAAGGTTCTGATGAAAT encodes the following:
- a CDS encoding IclR family transcriptional regulator, yielding MSSATKTLALLSHFSADRPEIGLSQLCRIAGRDKATTYRHLQALEMAGFVEQNPITKHYRLGPAILQLAQVREATVPRKLGAQLPLSQLADVTGETAHVSVVSGTTLYALASCESPRHGTRAVIDITTFPLHATASGHCALAFGPDTLLEAALSQMERFTPHTATTAEALHDLISNARATGFGCSDRSFEAEIHSLSAPLYDQTGLFAGAVSVASVATRVSPEQEQLIKTELIRASRDITRNWGGQLPVNVTSAWASGSSLHYETDSTP
- a CDS encoding tripartite tricarboxylate transporter substrate-binding protein, with translation MLKFKNSVTALALATAAAAGAVHAEYPEKPVEFVVPWPPGDLEDVLTRMIAEDFSAAYDVPTAVVNKPGGGGGPFPGAVAVAEAPADGYTIGSFIIAIPVVGPQIGIPQLSPDPFVPLGNFLTYPFVIAAGANAPYDDIAGLAAHAAENDVVLGHFGAPLVPTQVTLGLAKEMGFSYASDAAFDALDCNTLASGDVDVINTTLQLILPCLDDVKVLASIGSERIPLTAEAPTVAELAPDLNVSLWNGLFVHKETPQDVRDKIIAVAQETMMSDRAQALAAETGAAVYWQPAAEVVTQIQSDTETMARIEKMLSE
- a CDS encoding aminotransferase class III-fold pyridoxal phosphate-dependent enzyme, translated to MTESNFLKEHNGRLMWHPMTSPQDSVAQPPKIITSAEGVCITDIDGHRVIDGVGGLWNVNLGYSCQPVKDAMAAQLDKLPYYSTFRGTSNDAAIELSYELSQFFAPDGLSRAFFTSGGSDSVETALRLARQYHKLRGDSGRTKFLSLKKGYHGTHIGGASVNGNANFRNAYEPLLPGCFHIPAPYTYRNPFNESDPERLAQLCAAALEDEIAFQGANTIAAMIMEPILGAGGVIPPHPSFAPMVQEICNRNGILLITDEVITAYGRTGAWSGARLWGIQPDMMCTAKAITNGYFPFGAVMMGDRMIEVFEENPDAKIGHGYTYSGHPVGAAAALACLAEMQRLNVTATAAARGTQLYEGCLALKERFDIIGDVRGGYGLMTALELVSDRQTQAPLDGRRALAVQEACYEAGALIRVSGPNVILSPPLVMSEADARGLLDALRVGLGAA
- a CDS encoding tripartite tricarboxylate transporter TctB family protein; this translates as MSRVKTLQTLFKRYRRPGDIVFAWIILIVALLLLTQLYDQTAWRKGGPLFAQPRFWPAVSLTGMAGFAAFHLLGSALSERIHGRWQEVWLWLSSLEYAGWFIAYAAAVPYAGYLPATVFFAVALALRAGYRRPATLAITAASAGVIVLLFKTLLKVNLPAGRVYEALPDGLRQIMLTYF
- a CDS encoding tripartite tricarboxylate transporter permease; its protein translation is MENLLAGAEMLARWDVLVALLVGSIGGVVIGAIPGVGPAVAIAILLPATFAFDPIVGLTMLLGIYGSSMYGGAIPAVLINTPGTAVNALTSYDGHPMTQKGDAHRALSLAYSASFWGGIFGIGCLILLSPVLALVAPMFGSREIFLAALLGVVLVILAHRGQIFAAGVLAMFGIFLQTIGLDAVTYTQRYTFGLTFLSSGVNLIVVVLGLFALSQAFFLLTTPDSSPDAKPVTGRMSAGLRELMRHKRVATVASGCGVILGMIPGTGEFTAQFMSYTYAQKTSKTPDLFGKGSPEGLIASEAANNAVPAAAMIPLLALGIPGEALTAMMLSVFYVHNVIPGPQLFQNNIDLVYGLYLALILLNVIVVAFLMVSTNLLTRIIRIPTRFLGVLILLLSFVGVYSLRNSLTDCMIAAGFGVLGLILKRLNLPIVPIILGMVLGGIMEVKLRSALPRLKTPLDMIDRPISFILFALIVLVLALHIRALMREWQLHQPDEDHDLHDSQTR